A genome region from Gemmatimonadota bacterium includes the following:
- the atpB gene encoding F0F1 ATP synthase subunit A, which produces MNPIGALQEESAVAAQEAAHGPEAGEPLLMEGLPDWISHHIGDDQVIEFAGLHLDLHGLAIEPFQLGPITVDFSPTRQLVVMLLVAILLILIFIPVARTIRSKGIEKAPRGFTNSMEAMILYFRDEVVRPNIGHGADGYTPFILTLFFFILGMNLVGLTPLGITPTANLSVTAALAVISFVVTEISGFRALGPAGYAKTIFFLPPGLPTLMKPLMLVILTPVELLGKLTKPFALAVRLLANMTAGHTLILAILGMIFVLQSYLMGVGSVVIASTLMILELFVAFLQAYIFAMLTSVFIGLIRHAH; this is translated from the coding sequence ATGAATCCGATCGGGGCTTTACAGGAGGAATCGGCGGTCGCGGCCCAGGAAGCCGCACACGGTCCGGAAGCCGGCGAACCTCTCCTTATGGAGGGGCTCCCGGATTGGATCTCGCATCACATCGGAGACGATCAGGTCATCGAGTTCGCCGGGCTACATCTCGACCTGCACGGCCTCGCGATCGAGCCATTCCAGTTGGGTCCCATCACCGTGGATTTCTCCCCGACGAGGCAGCTCGTCGTGATGCTGCTGGTGGCGATCCTCCTCATCCTGATCTTCATCCCCGTGGCGCGCACGATCCGCTCCAAGGGAATCGAGAAGGCGCCCCGAGGCTTTACGAACTCGATGGAGGCGATGATCCTCTACTTCCGGGACGAGGTCGTCCGGCCAAACATCGGTCATGGGGCGGATGGTTACACCCCGTTCATCCTGACGCTTTTTTTCTTCATCCTGGGGATGAATCTGGTCGGGCTGACCCCGCTCGGGATCACGCCGACCGCGAATTTATCCGTGACGGCCGCGCTCGCGGTGATCAGCTTCGTCGTGACCGAGATCTCCGGATTCCGGGCGCTGGGTCCGGCCGGGTACGCGAAGACGATCTTCTTCCTCCCGCCGGGGCTTCCGACCCTGATGAAGCCCCTGATGCTCGTCATCCTTACCCCGGTCGAATTGCTGGGCAAGCTGACCAAGCCCTTCGCGCTGGCGGTCCGGCTCCTGGCCAACATGACAGCGGGGCACACGTTGATCCTGGCCATCCTGGGGATGATCTTCGTGCTCCAGAGCTACCTCATGGGCGTCGGCTCCGTGGTGATCGCAAGCACTCTCATGATCCTGGAGCTCTTCGTGGCCTTTCTGCAGGCTTATATCTTCGCCATGCTCACGTCCGTATTCATCGGTCTCATTCGTCACGCCCACTAG
- a CDS encoding F0F1 ATP synthase subunit C, translating to MLLPTALQEVAAGGGSGLIGAGLGIAGAVIGAGLGIGPIGFAAASGIARQPEATAQIQTAAIIFAALVEGAALFGLGLVFLVFA from the coding sequence ATGCTCTTGCCAACGGCACTTCAAGAGGTTGCGGCTGGAGGAGGCTCGGGTCTCATCGGCGCGGGGCTCGGTATCGCTGGTGCCGTGATCGGTGCCGGTCTTGGAATCGGCCCGATCGGATTCGCGGCCGCGTCGGGAATCGCCCGCCAGCCGGAGGCCACCGCTCAGATTCAGACGGCGGCCATCATTTTCGCGGCCCTCGTGGAAGGCGCCGCCCTCTTTGGTCTGGGTCTCGTTTTTCTGGTGTTCGCCTGA
- a CDS encoding AtpZ/AtpI family protein, which produces MSDSRDPGPDSREELIRTSSRYLGHGMGLAASVALFGWIGSKVGEWLGAEAILTLLGILFGGAAGFYSMYAQLVVRPREEKKRDSGGSEED; this is translated from the coding sequence ATGTCGGACTCGCGGGATCCGGGACCAGATTCGCGTGAGGAGCTGATCCGAACCTCTTCCCGGTATCTGGGTCATGGGATGGGGTTGGCCGCGTCCGTCGCTCTTTTCGGATGGATCGGCTCGAAGGTGGGTGAGTGGCTCGGAGCCGAGGCGATTCTCACGCTCCTCGGCATCCTGTTCGGGGGCGCGGCGGGTTTCTACAGCATGTATGCGCAGCTCGTGGTGCGGCCCAGAGAAGAGAAAAAGCGGGATTCGGGGGGGAGCGAAGAGGATTGA
- a CDS encoding RNA methyltransferase has product MDAREDTGIASPEALAVELSRSRERLLRRIASRRGREAEGVVLLEGPRVLEAALAHGVVPSFLVRGGRESSHDLDVLTENLARAGAEVVEVPATAFAELAQTDSPQGILGIAAEPRATLPDPKSAGAERCLLLDGVQDPGNVGTLIRTAAALGITRVLALDGTADPWSAKAVRASAGLCFALPVLAFPWEEADAWRESAGLPLLVAERGGEDIRSWLASRAGPRISGLSASGSMGRGEGGLGWALLLGNEGQGPRAAARARAAAQIAIPLAASVDSLNVSIAGAILLWALGPGRESAPSSGGKGA; this is encoded by the coding sequence TTGGACGCCCGGGAAGATACGGGAATCGCCTCCCCGGAGGCACTCGCGGTGGAGCTGAGCCGGAGTCGGGAACGGCTCCTTCGAAGGATCGCCTCGCGGCGGGGGCGCGAGGCCGAGGGGGTCGTCCTCCTCGAGGGTCCGAGGGTCCTCGAAGCGGCGTTGGCGCACGGCGTGGTCCCGTCCTTTCTGGTGCGGGGGGGGCGGGAGAGCTCACACGACCTGGACGTCCTGACGGAGAATCTTGCGCGCGCCGGCGCCGAGGTCGTCGAAGTACCGGCGACCGCCTTCGCGGAGCTCGCGCAGACGGACTCGCCGCAGGGGATTCTCGGGATCGCCGCCGAGCCGCGAGCGACCCTCCCCGATCCGAAGTCCGCCGGCGCCGAGCGGTGCCTCCTGCTCGACGGAGTCCAGGATCCGGGAAACGTCGGGACGCTGATCCGCACGGCCGCCGCCCTGGGAATCACGCGCGTTCTCGCCCTGGACGGGACCGCCGACCCCTGGAGCGCCAAAGCGGTGCGGGCCTCCGCGGGACTCTGCTTCGCCCTCCCGGTCCTGGCGTTCCCGTGGGAGGAGGCCGACGCCTGGCGTGAGTCGGCGGGACTTCCCCTCCTCGTCGCCGAACGTGGGGGCGAGGACATCCGTTCCTGGCTCGCTTCGAGAGCGGGGCCGCGGATCTCCGGTCTGTCGGCGTCGGGCTCCATGGGCCGGGGCGAAGGGGGTCTCGGGTGGGCGCTCCTCCTCGGAAACGAGGGGCAGGGTCCGCGTGCCGCGGCCAGGGCGCGGGCGGCCGCGCAAATCGCGATTCCCCTGGCGGCCAGCGTGGATTCCCTGAACGTCTCCATCGCGGGGGCGATCCTCCTCTGGGCGCTCGGGCCGGGACGTGAATCCGCGCCCTCGTCGGGCGGGAAGGGCGCATGA
- the atpF gene encoding F0F1 ATP synthase subunit B, protein MFDLNFGLFVWTSIVFLALLGILWKFAWGPVLAAVDAREQKIQAALDRAAAEREEAAKLLAEHREQMADARRKAQQLIAEGREGGEKVRQDIEDKARVEGQALIERAREAIEQEKESAIEALRREAVDLAIAAAGRLMEEKLDGPKDRELVMGYIEELGRRDEGAQA, encoded by the coding sequence ATGTTCGACCTAAACTTCGGGCTCTTCGTTTGGACGAGCATCGTTTTTCTCGCGCTGCTCGGTATCCTCTGGAAGTTCGCCTGGGGTCCCGTTCTCGCCGCCGTGGATGCGCGCGAGCAGAAGATTCAGGCGGCCCTGGATCGGGCCGCCGCCGAGCGGGAAGAGGCCGCGAAGCTCCTGGCCGAACATCGGGAGCAGATGGCCGACGCCCGCAGGAAAGCCCAGCAGCTGATCGCAGAGGGGCGCGAGGGGGGAGAGAAGGTCCGTCAGGACATCGAGGACAAGGCACGGGTGGAGGGGCAGGCCCTCATCGAGCGGGCACGTGAAGCGATCGAGCAGGAGAAGGAGTCCGCGATCGAGGCGTTGCGCCGGGAGGCCGTGGACCTGGCTATCGCCGCTGCCGGGAGACTGATGGAGGAGAAGCTCGACGGTCCGAAGGACCGCGAGCTCGTCATGGGATACATCGAAGAGCTGGGCCGGCGCGACGAAGGTGCGCAGGCGTGA
- the atpH gene encoding ATP synthase F1 subunit delta: protein MRDETVARNYAKTLFEVAERQEGLEAFGEGIEVVARLLDENPDFRTFLVTPRIALGEKKAVIRKAFGETLPPTLVNFLLVTLDRRRQRLLREIAREYHLLLDVRMNRERVEVAVARPLDSAAIEELQQRLTELLGREAIPSVRVKPAILGGVVIRAGNTIYDGSLRRRLDGMRRSLLTTHLHPEGGA, encoded by the coding sequence GTGAGAGACGAGACCGTCGCCAGAAACTACGCCAAGACACTCTTCGAGGTGGCGGAAAGGCAGGAGGGTCTCGAGGCGTTCGGCGAGGGTATCGAGGTCGTGGCGCGCCTGCTCGACGAGAATCCGGACTTTCGCACCTTCCTCGTGACTCCGAGAATCGCGCTAGGCGAAAAAAAAGCGGTCATTCGCAAGGCCTTCGGGGAAACACTCCCGCCGACACTGGTCAACTTCCTGCTCGTGACGCTCGACCGCCGGCGGCAACGGCTCCTCCGGGAGATCGCGAGGGAGTATCACCTCCTTCTCGACGTACGGATGAACCGCGAGCGGGTGGAGGTTGCTGTGGCCCGTCCGCTCGACAGCGCTGCGATCGAAGAGCTCCAGCAGCGGCTCACGGAGCTCCTGGGTCGCGAGGCCATCCCGAGCGTGAGGGTCAAGCCGGCGATCCTGGGGGGCGTCGTCATTCGGGCGGGGAACACCATCTATGACGGATCCTTGCGGCGTCGGCTGGACGGAATGCGCCGCAGCTTGTTGACGACCCACCTCCATCCGGAGGGCGGGGCATGA
- a CDS encoding gamma carbonic anhydrase family protein, translated as MALLLPFRGKSPQVAEDAFLAPNAVLIGDVRVESRASIWFGAVLRGDDPTNPIVVGTDANVQDGAIVHVGIWGPTIVGPRVTVGHGAVFECCEIGEGTLVGMNAVILQEAVIGRECLIAAGSVVLEKAVVPDRSLVAGIPAKIRKSLDGSSAGWVARSWRHYVELSRSYLEQGLDGPPTEDRE; from the coding sequence ATGGCGCTGCTCCTTCCCTTCCGAGGGAAGTCCCCCCAGGTCGCGGAGGATGCCTTTCTCGCTCCGAATGCGGTTCTGATCGGCGATGTCCGGGTCGAATCTCGCGCGAGCATCTGGTTCGGGGCGGTCCTGCGCGGGGATGATCCCACGAACCCGATCGTCGTCGGGACCGATGCGAACGTGCAGGACGGCGCGATCGTACACGTCGGGATCTGGGGGCCCACGATCGTGGGTCCCCGGGTCACGGTGGGACACGGTGCCGTGTTCGAATGCTGCGAAATCGGCGAAGGAACTCTCGTGGGGATGAACGCAGTCATCCTCCAGGAGGCGGTGATCGGCCGCGAGTGCCTCATCGCGGCGGGGAGCGTCGTCCTCGAGAAGGCGGTGGTCCCGGACCGGAGCCTGGTCGCGGGAATCCCCGCCAAGATCCGCAAGTCGCTCGACGGCTCGTCGGCCGGGTGGGTCGCACGAAGCTGGCGTCATTATGTCGAGCTGTCGCGGAGTTACCTCGAGCAGGGGCTCGACGGGCCGCCCACCGAGGACCGAGAGTGA
- a CDS encoding purine-nucleoside phosphorylase yields MSPFPPLPDPAKAAELLATRLREAPELLVVLGSGLALPAAAVEDPVELPFEALPGFPPAGVMGHPGRYLAGRLEGRLVLFQRGRYHFYEGHSRAVVGAPIRVAAALGIPRVLLTNASGGIRPDLIPGSFVLVEDHIDLQGRAPLAGPVASGEERFPDMSAPYDPQLGLLAERAAADLGIALARGTYGGVLGPNFETPAEIRMLRLLGADVVGMSTVPEAIVARALGLAVLAISVVMNPAAGLTARPLSHEEVLAVGARSAGPLFELVRRIVRGLPEKELGAPDLDFGGDGRPRQGFSQ; encoded by the coding sequence GTGTCCCCGTTCCCACCCCTCCCCGATCCGGCGAAGGCCGCCGAGCTGCTCGCCACCCGGCTGAGAGAGGCACCGGAGCTCCTCGTCGTTCTCGGATCGGGGCTCGCCCTTCCGGCGGCCGCGGTCGAGGATCCGGTGGAGCTTCCGTTCGAAGCGCTCCCCGGGTTTCCCCCGGCGGGAGTCATGGGACACCCCGGGCGTTACCTCGCGGGGCGCCTGGAGGGACGGCTCGTCCTGTTTCAACGCGGCCGGTACCACTTCTACGAGGGACACTCCCGCGCGGTGGTCGGCGCGCCGATCCGCGTGGCGGCAGCCCTCGGAATCCCTCGTGTGCTTCTCACCAACGCTTCGGGCGGAATCCGCCCCGATCTGATCCCGGGCTCCTTCGTTCTCGTCGAGGACCATATTGATCTTCAGGGGCGGGCTCCACTCGCCGGACCCGTCGCGTCCGGCGAGGAGCGCTTCCCGGACATGAGCGCCCCTTACGATCCCCAGCTCGGTCTTCTCGCGGAGCGGGCTGCCGCGGACCTCGGTATCGCGCTGGCTCGCGGCACGTATGGCGGGGTGCTCGGGCCCAACTTCGAGACGCCCGCCGAGATCCGGATGCTCCGACTCCTCGGCGCCGACGTGGTAGGGATGTCCACCGTCCCGGAAGCCATCGTGGCGCGGGCGCTCGGTCTCGCGGTCCTGGCGATTTCGGTCGTGATGAATCCGGCGGCGGGACTCACCGCGAGACCCCTCTCACACGAGGAGGTGCTGGCGGTCGGGGCGCGGTCCGCGGGGCCGCTCTTCGAGCTGGTGCGCCGGATCGTGCGGGGACTGCCCGAGAAGGAGCTCGGCGCACCCGACCTCGACTTCGGGGGTGACGGGCGACCGCGTCAGGGGTTCAGCCAGTAA
- a CDS encoding hemolysin family protein codes for MTGVLLLGTGLLLAFSALLSAMESAVFGVGASRLRTLIAEGFTGADGLDRVRARARQVRATVFVVNTLTNLIAAGLLVGLAVMRRGAPGMIWAIPGAAVGVLLVSEGVPRLVASFQPIRLALLTAPALLFLERALRPLLAPFVLLDGLFKRRTAEEVGTPEARELRELTELGRKEGVLEEEEHLLVERAFRMDELTAWDIMTPRVDIFSWRDALTIEEIVPKLKTVPYSRVPVFGASIDDITGILYVREAYEAYAGGRGGLKLSELSREPFFVPGSLSLPRLLRDFQLRRIHMGIVADEFGGTDGLVTLEDVIEELVGEIEDERDVAEESIHRISKNELEAAGTVELREVNYAFNVSLPQLEYRSLNGFILEEMGRVPEAGERIELPGLEIEILDATDTQVMRARIRKLHTTPADEV; via the coding sequence GTGACCGGAGTCCTCCTCCTCGGGACCGGTCTCCTCCTCGCATTTTCCGCGCTTCTCTCCGCGATGGAGTCGGCCGTCTTTGGAGTCGGCGCATCGCGACTCCGCACCCTCATCGCGGAGGGGTTCACCGGAGCGGACGGACTGGATCGCGTACGGGCGCGCGCACGACAGGTGCGCGCCACCGTCTTCGTCGTCAACACCCTGACGAACCTCATTGCCGCCGGCCTCTTGGTGGGATTGGCGGTGATGCGCCGGGGCGCTCCGGGGATGATCTGGGCGATCCCGGGTGCGGCCGTCGGCGTCCTGCTCGTCTCGGAGGGAGTGCCCCGTCTTGTGGCCTCCTTTCAGCCGATTCGGCTCGCCCTTCTCACCGCGCCGGCCCTCCTTTTCCTGGAGCGTGCCCTTCGACCCCTGCTCGCCCCGTTCGTCCTTCTCGATGGACTCTTCAAGCGGAGAACCGCGGAAGAGGTCGGGACTCCGGAGGCACGCGAGCTGCGGGAGCTCACCGAGCTCGGCCGAAAAGAAGGCGTGCTCGAGGAAGAAGAACACCTACTCGTCGAACGCGCGTTCAGGATGGACGAGCTGACCGCCTGGGACATCATGACACCGCGGGTGGACATCTTTTCCTGGCGCGACGCCCTCACGATCGAGGAGATCGTGCCGAAGCTGAAGACCGTCCCCTACTCCCGAGTCCCCGTTTTCGGCGCAAGCATCGACGACATCACGGGCATCCTTTACGTGCGCGAGGCCTACGAGGCTTATGCAGGCGGCCGCGGAGGGCTGAAGCTTTCGGAGCTCTCCCGCGAGCCCTTCTTCGTCCCGGGTTCTCTCTCCCTCCCGCGGCTCCTCCGTGACTTCCAGCTTCGCAGGATCCACATGGGAATCGTCGCCGACGAGTTTGGTGGAACGGACGGACTGGTGACATTGGAAGACGTGATCGAGGAGCTCGTGGGAGAGATCGAGGATGAGAGGGACGTGGCGGAGGAGTCCATTCACCGGATCTCGAAGAACGAGTTGGAGGCCGCGGGCACCGTGGAGCTGCGGGAGGTGAATTACGCCTTCAACGTGTCCCTGCCACAGCTCGAGTATCGCTCACTCAACGGCTTCATCCTCGAGGAGATGGGGCGGGTGCCGGAGGCGGGGGAGCGGATCGAGCTTCCAGGTCTCGAAATCGAGATTCTCGACGCCACGGACACCCAGGTGATGCGGGCCCGCATCCGAAAGCTGCACACGACGCCGGCGGACGAAGTCTGA
- the thiD gene encoding bifunctional hydroxymethylpyrimidine kinase/phosphomethylpyrimidine kinase has protein sequence MTSSKRRIALTIAGSDSGGGAGIQADIKTFQAFGVFGTTAVTAITAQNTTGVFAVHPVPLDIVRAQIARVAEDLPPSATKTGMLATAPLVASVAEAIEAHGLTPYVLDPVMASTSGDSLLDPDAVEAVTLRLLPLATLVTPNLDEARILTGLPVEDAEGARAAARALVELGARAALIKGGHGEGDEVLDLLWDGEREREWRHPRIRTRSTHGTGCTLSAGIAAGLALGDPLELAVDRALAFVAAAIREAPGLGSGHGPLNHFVEVPPGARWVDGTMSDP, from the coding sequence ATGACTTCATCGAAGCGGCGGATCGCGCTGACGATCGCGGGGAGCGACAGCGGCGGCGGTGCCGGAATCCAGGCGGACATCAAGACCTTCCAGGCGTTCGGAGTGTTCGGGACGACCGCGGTGACCGCGATCACGGCGCAAAATACCACCGGCGTCTTCGCGGTGCATCCGGTCCCGCTCGACATCGTGCGGGCCCAGATCGCGCGGGTGGCGGAGGACCTCCCACCTTCGGCCACAAAGACCGGGATGCTCGCCACAGCCCCCCTCGTGGCATCGGTCGCGGAAGCCATCGAAGCGCACGGGCTCACGCCCTACGTGCTCGATCCCGTCATGGCATCCACCTCGGGAGATTCACTTCTCGACCCGGACGCGGTGGAGGCGGTGACCCTTCGCCTCCTCCCCCTCGCGACCCTGGTGACCCCGAATCTGGACGAAGCCCGCATCCTGACAGGGCTTCCGGTCGAGGACGCGGAGGGAGCGCGCGCGGCCGCGCGTGCCCTCGTGGAGTTGGGCGCCCGGGCCGCGCTGATCAAAGGAGGGCACGGCGAAGGGGACGAAGTCTTGGACCTCCTCTGGGACGGAGAACGCGAAAGGGAATGGAGGCACCCGCGCATCCGAACGCGCAGCACGCATGGGACGGGATGCACCCTCTCCGCCGGGATTGCGGCCGGACTCGCGCTAGGCGATCCGCTGGAGCTCGCCGTGGACCGCGCGCTCGCCTTCGTGGCGGCGGCGATCCGCGAAGCGCCCGGGCTCGGTTCGGGACACGGACCGCTCAATCACTTCGTCGAAGTTCCCCCGGGAGCCCGCTGGGTTGACGGCACCATGAGCGATCCTTGA
- a CDS encoding prepilin peptidase — translation MSDTHFAALAATLFGLALGSFLNVCTLRWPENESVVRPSSRCPGCGKAIRWFDNFPVLSWLFLGGRCRDCGKGISIQYPAVELATGAIWGGMVLLHGLEPEAVRGAIFLTILLGIAVSDARFYIIPDQFSLGGLVIGLALAPLVPTMGILPALTGAAAGFALLWFVAWAGEKVFKKEAMGGGDIKMMAMIGAFLGLQGVFLTLFLGSLLGTLIFGPISVKTKRLVPFGVFLAVGAAVTYGWGEALVDWYTEWAFGG, via the coding sequence ATGAGCGACACTCACTTCGCCGCTCTCGCCGCCACGCTTTTCGGGCTGGCCCTGGGTTCCTTCCTGAACGTTTGCACCCTTCGATGGCCGGAGAACGAATCTGTCGTCCGGCCCAGCTCTCGGTGCCCGGGGTGTGGGAAGGCGATCCGGTGGTTCGACAACTTCCCCGTGCTGAGCTGGCTCTTCCTCGGCGGACGCTGCCGCGACTGCGGGAAAGGGATCTCGATCCAGTATCCCGCGGTCGAGCTCGCGACGGGAGCGATTTGGGGTGGGATGGTCCTCCTTCACGGGCTCGAGCCGGAGGCCGTCCGGGGCGCGATTTTCCTCACGATCCTGCTGGGAATCGCCGTGAGCGACGCCCGCTTCTACATCATCCCGGACCAATTCAGCTTGGGCGGTCTCGTCATCGGGCTGGCGCTGGCCCCCCTCGTGCCCACAATGGGAATCCTGCCGGCGCTGACCGGTGCCGCGGCGGGATTCGCGCTCCTCTGGTTCGTCGCGTGGGCAGGAGAGAAGGTCTTCAAGAAGGAGGCGATGGGGGGAGGAGACATCAAGATGATGGCGATGATCGGCGCCTTCCTCGGGCTCCAGGGCGTTTTCCTCACCCTCTTCCTCGGGTCCCTCCTCGGCACCCTGATCTTCGGGCCGATCTCCGTGAAGACCAAGAGACTCGTCCCCTTCGGAGTTTTTCTCGCCGTCGGGGCCGCGGTGACCTACGGGTGGGGCGAGGCACTGGTGGACTGGTATACCGAGTGGGCGTTCGGCGGTTAG
- a CDS encoding AAA family ATPase — protein MYLRIMEGRALADGVAVRDRDLELLEEVAQMAERLRAEVAKRIIGQRDVVEGLLLALLANGHVLLVGVPGLAKTLLVSTLADALDLEFQRIQFTPDLMPTDITGTEVIEEDRTTGRRVFRFVRGPVFANFVLADEINRTPPKTQAALLQAMQEKAVTIGGETFPLPSPFFVLATQNPIEQEGTYPLPEAQLDRFMLELRITYPSRQEEEDVALQTTGEELIEVHRVVSAERLIELQHLVRRVPVAPSVVAYAVHLARATRPGAEEAPAVIRKYVGWGAGPRASQYLVLGAKARAALRGDPVPNLEDVRAVARAVLAHRIVPSFEAEADGVSARKIIDELLRESRAWT, from the coding sequence ATGTATCTTCGAATCATGGAGGGTCGAGCCTTGGCGGATGGGGTGGCGGTCCGGGACCGGGATCTGGAGCTTCTCGAGGAAGTGGCGCAGATGGCCGAGCGCCTTCGCGCCGAGGTCGCGAAGCGGATCATCGGTCAAAGGGATGTGGTGGAAGGGCTCCTACTCGCCCTCCTCGCGAACGGGCATGTCCTCCTTGTCGGGGTCCCGGGGCTGGCAAAGACTCTCCTCGTCTCGACGCTGGCCGACGCGCTCGACCTCGAGTTCCAGCGGATCCAGTTTACTCCCGACCTCATGCCCACGGACATCACGGGCACCGAGGTCATCGAGGAAGACCGGACCACGGGGCGGCGCGTCTTTCGCTTCGTACGGGGACCCGTTTTCGCGAACTTCGTGCTCGCCGACGAGATAAATCGCACCCCGCCCAAGACCCAGGCCGCGCTCCTCCAGGCCATGCAGGAGAAGGCGGTTACCATTGGCGGAGAGACCTTCCCTCTCCCCTCGCCCTTTTTCGTCCTCGCGACCCAAAATCCGATCGAACAGGAAGGAACGTACCCCCTTCCGGAAGCCCAGCTCGACCGCTTCATGCTCGAGCTCCGGATCACCTATCCGTCGCGTCAGGAGGAAGAGGACGTCGCCCTCCAGACGACCGGCGAGGAGCTCATCGAGGTCCACCGCGTCGTTTCCGCGGAGCGGCTGATCGAACTCCAACACCTGGTCCGCAGGGTTCCGGTGGCGCCCTCGGTCGTCGCCTACGCGGTCCATCTCGCACGTGCGACGCGGCCGGGCGCCGAAGAGGCACCCGCCGTGATCCGGAAATACGTGGGGTGGGGCGCCGGCCCCAGGGCGTCCCAATACCTCGTCCTCGGGGCCAAGGCGCGAGCCGCCCTTCGCGGGGATCCGGTGCCGAATCTCGAAGACGTGAGAGCCGTGGCCCGCGCGGTCCTCGCACACCGCATCGTCCCCAGCTTCGAGGCGGAAGCAGACGGAGTCTCGGCCCGAAAGATCATTGACGAGCTTCTCCGGGAAAGCCGTGCATGGACGTAG